TACTCAATCTCATCGTCATTCACAACAAGCCCCTCGCGATCGCCGTCTGCAGTTTCGGTCGTGCCTGACTGGACACTTTCCTCTTCCCATTCACGCTCGATGCGCCGCTTTCTGATCCATTTGGCGATAAAGGCGGCAACCGCCAAAAAGATGACGCCGACCCAAAAATAATCCTCCAATTCATAGAGCCATACATATTTCTCATGTGTAGAAATATAAGCGCGCCATTCGGCTTCGAACTGGCGAAAAGAGCTGCCGGTGGCCAAAATAAAACACTCGTCGAGAGGGAGGCGGCGCCTTAGGCCGCCCAACAGCTGCCGCAGTCCGTCGATGTCATAAGTCTGTAGGAAATAGAGCGTGGCGGAATAGCTTTCCTGATAAGCCAAGTCAGCCTTGATTCGGCCGTATTCGAGCACCCATTCGATCTGATCGAGCGGAATCAGCGAATTCGAGGCGATTGCTTTCGACAGAACCGTCGACGTTTTCCGTCGCTCCTCTTTAGAGTAAAAGATGGCGAGCCCTTCATCCAACCAGCGCGGGATCTCTGCGCCTTCCAAACAGTCGTGCAGAATCAAGTGGGTCAGCTCGTGCACGATGGTGGTTTCAAAGGAAAGATCCTGCGACCAGCGCGGAGATTTGATGATCATGGCGCGGCTATTGGGAACGGCAAACGCCCCCACCCAGGAAGGCAAGGTTCCATTGGTCATCTCTCGAAAGGCGCGGCGCGAAGGCGCAATGTAGACAACAAGCGTATCCTCAGAAAAGCAGTCAAAATCGAATGTGATTTCTTCAATCGCTTTGCGAATGATACGGCTGATGTTCGGTCGGTAGGGGGCGTCTTCGGTGGTAGAATAGATAAGAATTCTGCCGGAGAGGTAGGATTCATATTCCGGTTCGACGGCAAAAAGCGTCGTCAGGAGAACAAGGATCGTGAGGAAAAGCCGTTTCATGATTTAACAAGCTGAAGGGTATCGGAGGCAAAGTCGCAGAGATTTTCAATTTGTTGTTTGAGTTTGCGGTGTACGCATTCGGGATGTTCGTCCATGCAGGCATTGCTTTCGCATCGCTGTTGCGGTTCGCT
The nucleotide sequence above comes from candidate division KSB1 bacterium. Encoded proteins:
- a CDS encoding peptidase MA family metallohydrolase, with protein sequence MKRLFLTILVLLTTLFAVEPEYESYLSGRILIYSTTEDAPYRPNISRIIRKAIEEITFDFDCFSEDTLVVYIAPSRRAFREMTNGTLPSWVGAFAVPNSRAMIIKSPRWSQDLSFETTIVHELTHLILHDCLEGAEIPRWLDEGLAIFYSKEERRKTSTVLSKAIASNSLIPLDQIEWVLEYGRIKADLAYQESYSATLYFLQTYDIDGLRQLLGGLRRRLPLDECFILATGSSFRQFEAEWRAYISTHEKYVWLYELEDYFWVGVIFLAVAAFIAKWIRKRRIEREWEEESVQSGTTETADGDREGLVVNDDEIE